The Mangifera indica cultivar Alphonso chromosome 8, CATAS_Mindica_2.1, whole genome shotgun sequence genome has a window encoding:
- the LOC123222554 gene encoding uncharacterized protein LOC123222554: MQSSACIHFNSTVKLGFRQALGLSSSRNTGYLKSNFLKAKPRRVLLITQSHNKAHQQHQRRSKERVHVKGKKENVWSIDNEMAKAKEKESERRSQQRRRRGRRIVKGKRNKSGLVMVSAAMLVEVETVLQTQEPVIKPAWNTFTSSVSGIWKGVGAVFSPITAEMEPVDIGNKNENLYDCYILSCVQAMPSSGGQTSQIQRKVNWMTLNPYGEILQRIGDGSRRSKEGLTEGVVDQSVTNHVLPSFESFNFERSDVMEEDVMGNEPGLVYFEDGSYSRGPVDFPVGEVDDSKYFLSPTFKFEQCLVKGCHKRLRIVHTIEFSDGGADIQIMRVAVYEEQWLSPVNLHDESDLELDVKPFSQRKRTQPSELTGSWKVYEVSATPVFGEEEMVTLESNGSPYVYLCTETLKKRSLPESSTYFGEEEMLDMQDATILWLPGGVTSYVDISKDGVLCIGAGWYSDEGINLVMERDYGMDGRLKEVRYKSEVKRRWPDQLPV, encoded by the exons atgcAATCATCAGCCTGTATCCATTTCAATAGCACAGTTAAGCTAGGGTTTCGGCAGGCTCTAGGCTTGTCATCATCACGCAATACTGGGTATTTGAAGTCCAATTTCTTAAAAGCAAAACCTAGAAGGGTGTTGTTGATAACACAGAGCCACAACAAAGCTCACCAGCAACACCAAAGGAGAAGCAAAGAGAGAGTACATGtgaagggaaagaaagaaaatgtgtGGAGCATTGACAATGAAATGGCAAAAGCCAAAGAAAAAGAGTCGGAAAGGCGAAGCCAACAGAGAAGGAGAAGAGGGAGGAGAATCGTTAAAGGGAAGAGAAATAAGAGTGGTCTCGTCATGGTCTCTGCTGCCATGTTAGTGGAGGTTGAAACCGTTCTTCAAACTCAG gAACCTGTAATAAAACCAGCATGGAATACGTTTACTAGTAGTGTGAGTGGGATATGGAAGGGGGTTGGAGCAGTGTTTTCACCCATCACTGCTGAAATGGAGCCAGTTGATATTGGAAACAAGAATGAAAACCTATATGATTGTTATATTCTCTCCTGCGTTCAGGCAATGCCATCTTCTGGAGGACAGACATCTCAAATTCAAAGGAAAGTAAATTGGATGACTTTAAACCCTTACGGTGAAATCTTGCAGCGCATTGGAGATGGTAGTAGAAGAAGTAAAGAGGGGCTTACCGAGGGAGTTGTTGATCAAAGTGTAACAAATCATGTTTTGCCTAGTTTTGagtcttttaattttgaaagaagtGATGTGATGGAAGAAGATGTTATGGGCAATGAACCTGGTCTCGTATACTTTGAG GACGGATCTTATTCCAGGGGTCCAGTTGATTTTCCGGTTGGTGAAGTTGATGATTCTAAATATTTCCTTTCTCCGACGTTCAAGTTTGAGCAA TGCTTGGTAAAAGGTTGCCACAAAAGACTTCGTATTGTTCATACCATAGAATTCAGCGATGGGGGTGCAGACATACAGATAATGAGAGTTGCTGTTTATGAAGAGCAATGGCTCAGCCCTGTGAATCTTCATGACGAAAG TGATCTGGAGTTGGATGTAAAGCCATTCTCACAGCGGAAGCGGACCCAGCCATCAGAGCTGACTGGCTCTTGGAAGGTATATGAAGTGAGTGCCACTCCTGTGTTTGGTGAGGAGGAAATGGTGACTCTGGAAAGCAATGGCAGCCCATATGTGTACCTTTGTACCGAAACTCTGAAGAAGAGGAGTTTGCCTGAGAGTTCAACATACTTTGGAGAGGAAGAGATGCTAGATATGCAGGATGCAACAATTCTTTGGCTGCCGGGAGGCGTGACTAGTTATGTTGACATAAGCAAGGATGGAGTCCTTTGCATTGGTGCTGGATGGTATTCAGATGAGGGAATCAACCTGGTTATGGAAAGGGATTATGGAATGGATGGGAGGCTCAAGGAAGTCCGATATAAATCAGAGGTAAAGAGAAGGTGGCCGGATCAATTACCTGtgtaa
- the LOC123222647 gene encoding protein mago nashi homolog: protein MAGEEDGEFYLRYYVGHKGKFGHEFLEFEFRPDGKLRYANNSNYKNDTMIRKEVFLTPAVLRECRRIISESEIMKEDDNNWPEPDRVGRQELEIVMGNEHISFTTSKIGSLVDVQSSKDPEGLRIFYYLVQDLKCFVFSLISLHFKIKPI from the exons atggCAGGAGAAGAAGACGGAGAGTTTTACCTTCGTTATTACGTGGGACACAAGGGGAAGTTTGGCCACGAGTTTTTGGAATTCGAGTTCCGGCCAGATGGGAAGCTCCGATACGCCAATAATTCCAACTACAAAAATGACACCATGATCCGCAAAGAGGTCTTCCTCACCCCCGCCGTCCTTCGCGAGTGCCGCCGCATCATCTCCGAGAGCGAG ataatgAAGGAAGATGACAACAACTGGCCAGAACCTGATCGTGTCGGACGACAGGAGCTTGAGATTGTGATGGGAAATGAACATATTTCCTTCACTACTTCAAAGATTGGATCTCTTGTTGATGTCCAGAGCAGTAAGGACCCTGAAGGGCTTcggattttttattatcttgttcAG GACTTGAAGTGCTTCGTATTCTCTCTCATCTCACTCCACTTCAAGATCAAGCCCATATAA
- the LOC123222429 gene encoding ras-related protein RABD2a-like, which produces MNQEYDYLFKLLLIGDSGVGKSCLLLRFADDSYIESYISTIGVDFKIRTVEQDGKTIKLQIWDTAGQERFRTITSSYYRGAHGIIIVYDVTDQESFNNVKQWLSEIDRYASDNVNKLLVGNKCDLTANKVVPYETAKAFADEIGIPFMETSAKDSTNVEQAFMAMAAAIKDRMASQPAINNAKPPMVQFRGQPVAQKSGCCSS; this is translated from the exons ATGAATCAGGAGTA CGATTATCTTTTTAAGCTTCTGCTTATTGGAGATTCTGGTGTTGGAAAATCATGTCTTCTATTGAGATTTGCT GATGATTCATATATTGAGAGTTACATCAGCACAATAGGAGTCGATTTT AAAATACGCACTGTGGAGCAAGATGGGAAGACTATTAAACTTCAAATA TGGGATACTGCTGGGCAGGAACGATTTAGGACAATCACCAGTAGCTACTACCGTGGGGCACATGGTATCATA ATTGTTTATGATGTAACAGACCAAGAGAGCTTTAATAATGTCAAGCAGTGGTTGAGTGAAATTGATCGCTATGCTAGTGATAACGTCAACAAACTTCTAGTTGGAAACAAGTGTGATCTCACTGCTAATAAAGTTGTGCCATATGAAACAGCTAAG GCATTTGCAGATGAAATTGGAATACCTTTCATGGAAACCAGTGCTAAGGATTCTACAAATGTGGAACAAGCTTTCATGGCCATGGCTGCCGCAATCAAGGATAG AATGGCAAGCCAACCGGCCATAAACAATGCAAAGCCTCCAATGGTACAGTTCCGAGGTCAGCCTGTTGCACAGAAGAGTGGCTGCTGCTCCTCTTAA
- the LOC123224156 gene encoding RGG repeats nuclear RNA binding protein A-like, translating to MATMNPFDLLGDDDTEDPSQLIAAQQKVVAKKKASTQPTDQAKQQPLTQTKVAKLPSKPLPPALAVREAKSDTGRGGSRGGGRGYGRGRGGSGGGYRRDYPNDENSFSTGGVPGGQGAQEDGEAGKNSERRGYGAPRGPYRGGRRGGFSNGEIGDEERPRRTFERHSGTGRGNEIKREGSGRGNWGSQIDEISQVNEEVVNESEKNFGDEKPQGEEGVADGNKDSPANEPEEKEPEEKEMTLEEYEKLLEKKRKALQARKTEERKVDAKEFESMQPLFNKKGNDDVFIKLGSEKDKRKEAAEKEEKAKKSVSINEFLKPTERERYYTPGGRGRGRGRGSRGGYGGSSAISNIAAPSIEDPGQFPTLGAK from the exons ATGGCGACCATGAACCCTTTTGATTTGTTGGGTGACGATGATACCGAGGATCCATCACAACTGATCGCTGCTCAACAGAAAGTCGTTGCTAAGAAAAAAGCGTCGACTCAGCCCACGGATCAAGCTAAGCAGCAGCCCTTGACTCAGACCAAGGTGGCTAAGCTTCCCTCAAAACCCCTTCCGCCTGCTCTGGCTG TGAGAGAGGCAAAGAGTGATACTGGTCGTGGAGGAAGTCGTGGAGGTGGACGTGGTTATGGGCGTGGTCGTGGCGGCAGTGGAGGTGGATATAGGCGTGATTATCCCAATGATGAGAACTCATTCAGCACCGGTGGGGTCCCTGGTGGTCAAGGTGCTCAAGAAGATGGAGAGGCTGGGAAGAACTCTGAAAGGCGTGGCTATGGTGCACCTCGTGGTCCTTATCGTGGTGGACGTCGTGGCGGTTTTAGTAATGGTGAAATTGGTGACGAGGAACGCCCTCGTAGGACATTTGAGCGCCACAGTGGCACTGGGCGTgg AAATGAAATCAAACGGGAAGGGTCTGGCCGTGGTAACTGGGGATCCCAAATTGATGAGATCTCTCA GGTGAATGAGGAAGTTGTCAATGAAAGTGAGAAGAATTTCGGTGATGAGAAGCCTCAAGGAGAGGAAGGTGTGGctgatggaaacaaggacagTCCTGCTAATGAACCTGAAGAGAAAGAACCTGAGGAAAAG GAGATGACTCTTGAGGAGTATGAGAAGTTGCTGGAAAAAAAGAGGAAAGCCCTGCAGGCCCGTAAGACTGAAGAAAGAAAGGTTGATGCTAAGGAGTTTGAGTCAATGCAACCACTCTTCAACAAGAAGGGCAATGATGATGTCTTTATTAAATTG gGTTCTGAAAAGGACAAGCGAAAGGAGGCTGCTGAGAAGGAAGAGAAGGCAAAAAAG TCTGTCAGCATCAATGAGTTTTTGAAGCCCACAGAAAGGGAGAGGTATTACACTCCAGGTGGTCGTGGTCGTGGCCGTGGCCGTGGTTCAAGAGGAGGATACGGGGGGAGCAGCGCAATCAGTAACATAGCTGCCCCTTCCATTGAGGACCCTGGTCAGTTCCCAACCTTGGGGGCCAAATGA
- the LOC123222818 gene encoding nitrate regulatory gene2 protein-like isoform X2 — translation MGCTASKLDNEDTVRRCKERRRLMKEAVFARHQLAASHADYCRSLRLTGTALCVFAAEEQIAVSDETPAVFIQPPNPTPQPSTNHIPPRVTPSPSPTLHTPQPPPPQVANTNLPNIVTASAKRRRKPPPKLPHILSESSITSTPRSQMSNNFYPTAYRPNPTYSTTPSQASSVWNWENFYPPSPPDSEFFNRKARENIQNQNHPHPQYLDGDRDSETERSEYDFSQPHKEGPFQNSNIGNKTSSFVDEETEREEVHFSEWGDNYSTTTSSDEGEDMDKESKSEMGSHSNFGSSVKQHPIYADKSEDAASSSAGYRVREISDMKMVVRHKNLKEIVEALKENFEKAAAAGDQLSDILEIGSAQLDRSSKQLKKTVYHSSSMLSNLSSSWTSKPPLAVKYRLDTGSLNEPGGPKSLCSTLDRLLAWEKKLYGEVKAKEGVKIEHEKKLSSLQSQEYKGEDETKIDKTKASIKRLQSLIIVTSQAVNTTSSAIIGVRDNNLVPELVDLCHGFMYMWRSMHQYHEIQKDIVQQVRGFVNRANQGNSTSELHRQATRDLESAVSAWHSSFCCLIKFQRDFIRSLHGWFKLTLLPVSNDNRSINREPSELYAFCDEWKLALDRVPDTVASEAIKSFIIVVHVISVKQREELKIKKQTESASKDLEKKASSLRNIERKYYHTYSMAGVKLPDAGPDNGQVLDARDPLAEKKSELAACQRRVEDEMLRHSNAVEVTRAMTLNNLQTGLPGVFQALTSFSSLFTEALESVCTLAYAIK, via the exons ATGGGTTGTACGGCATCGAAACTGGACAACGAGGACACTGTTAGGCGATGCAAGGAACGTCGCCGTTTGATGAAGGAAGCCGTCTTCGCTCGCCACCAGTTAGCAGCGTCTCACGCCGACTACTGTCGCTCCCTACGGCTCACTGGCACCGCTCTCTGTGTTTTTGCAGCTGAAGAGCAAATCGCCGTTTCTGATGAAACCCCAGCCGTTTTCATCCAGCCTCCAAATCCAACTCCACAACCATCAACCAATCACATACCTCCACGTGTGACGCCATCTCCCAGTCCCACTCTCCACACACCTCAACCACCTCCCCCTCAGGTAGCAAACACAAACCTACCTAATATTGTTACTGCTTCTGCCAAACGACGCCGTAAACCACCGCCAAAACTCCCTCACATTTTGTCGGAATCGAGTATTACTTCGACACCTCGGAGTCAGATGTCTAATAATTTCTACCCTACTGCTTACAGACCGAACCCCACCTACTCAACCACGCCTTCACAAGCTTCCTCTGTTTGGAATTGGGAAAATTTCTACCCTCCTTCTCCTCCAGACTCTGAATTCTTCAACCGTAAAGCGCGCGAAAATATTCAAAACCAAAACCACCCTCATCCTCAATATTTAGACGGCGATCGAGATTCCGAAACCGAGAGATCGGAATACGACTTTTCCCAACCACATAAGGAGGGCCCTTTCCAAAACAGTAATATTGGTAACAAAACTAGTAGCTTTGTTGATGAGGAAACCGAGAGAGAGGAAGTCCATTTCAGCGAGTGGGGGGATAATTACAGTACTACGACTTCATCGGACGAAGGGGAAGACATGGATAAAGAATCAAAATCCGAGATGGGAAGCCACTCGAATTTCGGAAGTTCGGTGAAGCAACACCCTATCTATGCTGATAAATCGGAGGATGCGGCTTCCTCTTCAGCCGGTTACCGGGTTAGGGAGATTTCGGATATGAAGATGGTGGTCAGACATAAGAATTTGAAAGAGATCGTTGAAGCTCTTAAAGAGAATTTCGAGAAGGCGGCTGCAGCTGGAGACCAACTTTCTGATATCTTAGAAATTGGCAGCGCTCAGCTGGATCGCAGTTCTAAGCAATTGAAGA AGACGGTGTATCATTCTAGCAGTATGTTGAGCAACCTGAGCTCGAGCTGGACCTCAAAACCGCCATTGGCTGTTAAGTATCGGCTCGACACTGGTTCACTCAACGAACCGGGTGGTCCAAAGAGCCTTTGCTCCACCCTTGACCGGCTCTTGGCTTGGGAGAAAAAGCTTTACGGGGAAGTCaag gCTAAAGAAGGTGTGAAGATTGAGCATGAAAAGAAGCTGTCATCTCTACAAAGTCAAGAGTACAAGGGGGAAGACGAAACCAAGATAGACAAGACTAAGGCTTCTATCAAGAGGCTGCAATCACTAATTATTGTTACATCTCAAGCTGTCAACACAACTTCTTCTGCCATCATCGGTGTTAGAGACAACAATCTTGTTCCAGAGCTTGTTGATCTTTGCCATGG GTTCATGTATATGTGGAGGTCAATGCATCAGTACCATGAAATTCAAAAGGACATTGTGCAGCAAGTCCGAGGTTTTGTGAACCGAGCAAACCAGGGGAACTCAACTTCTGAATTACACCGACAAGCAACTCGTGACCTTGAGTCTGCTGTCTCTGCATGGCACTCTAGTTTCTGTTGCCTAATAAAATTCCAACGTGATTTCATCCGGTCCCTCCATGGCTGGTTCAAGCTTACTCTTCTTCCTGTCAGCAATGACAACAGGAGTATCAACAGGGAACCCTCTGAGTTGTATGCATTTTGTGATGAGTGGAAGCTTGCCCTTGACCGTGTCCCTGACACAGTTGCTTCTGAAGCCATCAAGAGCTTTATCATTGTTGTTCATGTGATATCtgtaaaacaaagagaagagcTCAAGATCAAAAAGCAAACTGAATCTGCCTCAAAGGATCTTGAGAAGAAGGCTTCATCTCTCAGAAACATAGAAAGGAAGTACTACCACACATACTCCATGGCTGGTGTTAAACTTCCTGATGCCGGTCCTGATAATGGACAGGTTTTAGATGCCCGGGATCCGCTAGCTGAGAAAAAATCAGAGCTTGCTGCATGCCAAAGACGGGTGGAAGATGAGATGCTGAGACATTCAAATGCGGTAGAGGTGACAAGAGCAATGACACTGAACAATCTTCAGACAGGCTTACCAGGGGTTTTTCAAGCATTAACCAGTTTCTCTTCCTTGTTTACTGAAGCTCTTGAATCGGTGTGCACCCTTGCCTATgctatcaaataa
- the LOC123222818 gene encoding nitrate regulatory gene2 protein-like isoform X1 → MGCTASKLDNEDTVRRCKERRRLMKEAVFARHQLAASHADYCRSLRLTGTALCVFAAEEQIAVSDETPAVFIQPPNPTPQPSTNHIPPRVTPSPSPTLHTPQPPPPQVANTNLPNIVTASAKRRRKPPPKLPHILSESSITSTPRSQMSNNFYPTAYRPNPTYSTTPSQASSVWNWENFYPPSPPDSEFFNRKARENIQNQNHPHPQYLDGDRDSETERSEYDFSQPHKEGPFQNSNIGNKTSSFVDEETEREEVHFSEWGDNYSTTTSSDEGEDMDKESKSEMGSHSNFGSSVKQHPIYADKSEDAASSSAGYRVREISDMKMVVRHKNLKEIVEALKENFEKAAAAGDQLSDILEIGSAQLDRSSKQLKKTVYHSSSMLSNLSSSWTSKPPLAVKYRLDTGSLNEPGGPKSLCSTLDRLLAWEKKLYGEVKAKEGVKIEHEKKLSSLQSQEYKGEDETKIDKTKASIKRLQSLIIVTSQAVNTTSSAIIGVRDNNLVPELVDLCHGFMYMWRSMHQYHEIQKDIVQQVRGFVNRANQGNSTSELHRQATRDLESAVSAWHSSFCCLIKFQRDFIRSLHGWFKLTLLPVSNDNRSINREPSELYAFCDEWKLALDRVPDTVASEAIKSFIIVVHVISVKQREELKIKKQTESASKDLEKKASSLRNIERKYYHTYSMAGVKLPDAGPDNGQVLDARDPLAEKKSELAACQRRVEDEMLRHSNAVEVTRAMTLNNLQTGLPGVFQALTSFSSLFTEALESAPIIIVFFFFSRLWGNGQKKVLISKYKEIFYLLGFCPSFSMPRGEQCVCTGNCFELLFQRLAISENE, encoded by the exons ATGGGTTGTACGGCATCGAAACTGGACAACGAGGACACTGTTAGGCGATGCAAGGAACGTCGCCGTTTGATGAAGGAAGCCGTCTTCGCTCGCCACCAGTTAGCAGCGTCTCACGCCGACTACTGTCGCTCCCTACGGCTCACTGGCACCGCTCTCTGTGTTTTTGCAGCTGAAGAGCAAATCGCCGTTTCTGATGAAACCCCAGCCGTTTTCATCCAGCCTCCAAATCCAACTCCACAACCATCAACCAATCACATACCTCCACGTGTGACGCCATCTCCCAGTCCCACTCTCCACACACCTCAACCACCTCCCCCTCAGGTAGCAAACACAAACCTACCTAATATTGTTACTGCTTCTGCCAAACGACGCCGTAAACCACCGCCAAAACTCCCTCACATTTTGTCGGAATCGAGTATTACTTCGACACCTCGGAGTCAGATGTCTAATAATTTCTACCCTACTGCTTACAGACCGAACCCCACCTACTCAACCACGCCTTCACAAGCTTCCTCTGTTTGGAATTGGGAAAATTTCTACCCTCCTTCTCCTCCAGACTCTGAATTCTTCAACCGTAAAGCGCGCGAAAATATTCAAAACCAAAACCACCCTCATCCTCAATATTTAGACGGCGATCGAGATTCCGAAACCGAGAGATCGGAATACGACTTTTCCCAACCACATAAGGAGGGCCCTTTCCAAAACAGTAATATTGGTAACAAAACTAGTAGCTTTGTTGATGAGGAAACCGAGAGAGAGGAAGTCCATTTCAGCGAGTGGGGGGATAATTACAGTACTACGACTTCATCGGACGAAGGGGAAGACATGGATAAAGAATCAAAATCCGAGATGGGAAGCCACTCGAATTTCGGAAGTTCGGTGAAGCAACACCCTATCTATGCTGATAAATCGGAGGATGCGGCTTCCTCTTCAGCCGGTTACCGGGTTAGGGAGATTTCGGATATGAAGATGGTGGTCAGACATAAGAATTTGAAAGAGATCGTTGAAGCTCTTAAAGAGAATTTCGAGAAGGCGGCTGCAGCTGGAGACCAACTTTCTGATATCTTAGAAATTGGCAGCGCTCAGCTGGATCGCAGTTCTAAGCAATTGAAGA AGACGGTGTATCATTCTAGCAGTATGTTGAGCAACCTGAGCTCGAGCTGGACCTCAAAACCGCCATTGGCTGTTAAGTATCGGCTCGACACTGGTTCACTCAACGAACCGGGTGGTCCAAAGAGCCTTTGCTCCACCCTTGACCGGCTCTTGGCTTGGGAGAAAAAGCTTTACGGGGAAGTCaag gCTAAAGAAGGTGTGAAGATTGAGCATGAAAAGAAGCTGTCATCTCTACAAAGTCAAGAGTACAAGGGGGAAGACGAAACCAAGATAGACAAGACTAAGGCTTCTATCAAGAGGCTGCAATCACTAATTATTGTTACATCTCAAGCTGTCAACACAACTTCTTCTGCCATCATCGGTGTTAGAGACAACAATCTTGTTCCAGAGCTTGTTGATCTTTGCCATGG GTTCATGTATATGTGGAGGTCAATGCATCAGTACCATGAAATTCAAAAGGACATTGTGCAGCAAGTCCGAGGTTTTGTGAACCGAGCAAACCAGGGGAACTCAACTTCTGAATTACACCGACAAGCAACTCGTGACCTTGAGTCTGCTGTCTCTGCATGGCACTCTAGTTTCTGTTGCCTAATAAAATTCCAACGTGATTTCATCCGGTCCCTCCATGGCTGGTTCAAGCTTACTCTTCTTCCTGTCAGCAATGACAACAGGAGTATCAACAGGGAACCCTCTGAGTTGTATGCATTTTGTGATGAGTGGAAGCTTGCCCTTGACCGTGTCCCTGACACAGTTGCTTCTGAAGCCATCAAGAGCTTTATCATTGTTGTTCATGTGATATCtgtaaaacaaagagaagagcTCAAGATCAAAAAGCAAACTGAATCTGCCTCAAAGGATCTTGAGAAGAAGGCTTCATCTCTCAGAAACATAGAAAGGAAGTACTACCACACATACTCCATGGCTGGTGTTAAACTTCCTGATGCCGGTCCTGATAATGGACAGGTTTTAGATGCCCGGGATCCGCTAGCTGAGAAAAAATCAGAGCTTGCTGCATGCCAAAGACGGGTGGAAGATGAGATGCTGAGACATTCAAATGCGGTAGAGGTGACAAGAGCAATGACACTGAACAATCTTCAGACAGGCTTACCAGGGGTTTTTCAAGCATTAACCAGTTTCTCTTCCTTGTTTACTGAAGCTCTTGAATCG GCTcctataattattgtttttttttttttttcccgcCTGTGGGGAAATGGGCAGAAGAAGGTTTTGATCAGTAAATATAAggaaattttttaccttttggGGTTTTGTCCTTCATTTAGTATGCCAAGGGGAGAACAATGTGTTTGTACAGGAAATTGCTTCGAATTGTTGTTTCAGAGATTAGCAATTtcagaaaatgaataa
- the LOC123222819 gene encoding serine/threonine-protein kinase D6PK produces MEKVPESKSLPGKYPVAVQVSNSLMASGMEVGQVSNVHRGLLREVVRSNARDFRDLDSSAPLRMWKGKDSLPEREELMTDIMTFKSNDDLLEDAGSSSFSGASHPAEPVDTDLIETVYVSIGQNKSEAACLMKNLSRKGPFLEDLSIRVPPKKPSLAILSPAESLVEEPGDLGVVSSPFSVPRASQNTENSLPPDSEEKECVWDASLPPSGNVSPHSSIDSTGVVTAMSIVNSCASTYRSDAITSDGMLSMERNCESTKGSIRGDSLESAKTSISRASDSSGLSDDSNWSNITGSANKPHKGNDPRWKAILAIRARDGILGMSHFRLLKRLGCGDIGSVYLSELSSTRCYFAMKVMDKASLASRKKLTRAQTEREILQLLDHPFLPTLYTHFETDRFSCLVMEYCPGGDLHTLRQRQPGKHFSEYAARFYAAEVLLALEYLHMLGVVYRDLKPENVLVRDDGHIMLSDFDLSLRCTVSPTLIKTSSFDSDPSKRAAGGAFCVQPACIEPSSVCIQPACFIPRIFPQKSKKKSRKPRSDLGMTSSTLPELVAEPTAARSMSFVGTHEYLAPEIIKGEGHGSAVDWWTFGIFLHELLYGKTPFKGSGNRATLFNVVGQQLRFPDSPATSYASRDLIRGLLVKEPQHRLGVKRGATEIKQHPFFEGVNWALIRCSTPPEVPRPVETELPGKFGPADSVGMSSSSKRMVGTDMMKSGGTYLDFEFF; encoded by the exons ATGGAAAAAGTTCCAGAATCAAAGTCACTTCCTGGAAAATATCCTGTTGCGGTCCAGGTATCAAATTCATTAATGGCCTCAGGAATGGAAGTTGGTCAGGTTTCAAATGTGCATAGAGGATTGTTGAGAGAAGTGGTTCGATCTAATGCAAGAGATTTCCGAGATTTAGACTCATCTGCACCTCTAAGGATGTGGAAGGGAAAAGATTCCTTGCCTGAACGGGAAGAACTTATGACTGATATCATGACATTTAAGAGCAATGATGATTTGCTTGAGGATGCTGGCTCTAGTTCTTTCTCTGGGGCTAGTCATCCTGCAGAGCCAGTTGATACAGATCTGATTGAAACAGTGTATGTATCAATTGGTCAAAACAAATCTGAGGCTGCATGTCTGATGAAAAACTTGTCAAGGAAGGGACCTTTTCTAGAAGATCTTTCTATCAGGGTTCCTCCCAAGAAACCAAGCCTGGCTATTCTTTCACCAGCAGAAAGCTTGGTTGAAGAACCTGGTGACTTAGGGGTAGTGTCTTCTCCATTTTCAGTTCCTCGTGCATCACAAAATACAGAGAACTCACTCCCTCCGGATTCAGAGGAGAAGGAATGTGTGTGGGATGCTTCATTGCCTCCAAGTGGCAATGTAAGTCCACATAGTAGCATCGATAGTACTGGTGTTGTCACAGCTATGAGCATTGTCAATAGCTGTGCTAGTACATATCGCAGTGATGCCATTACAAGTGATGGCATGCTTAGTATGGAGAGGAACTGTGAGAGTACGAAAGGCAGCATTAGAGGGGATTCTCTTGAGAGTGCAAAAACAAGTATTAGTCGAGCAAGTGACAGCAGTGGCCTAAGTGATGATAGTAACTGGAGCAACATTACTGGCAGTGCTAATAAACCTCATAAAGGAAATGATCCAAGGTGGAAGGCTATCCTTGCCATTCGAGCACGGGATGGAATCTTGGGCATGAGTCATTTTAGATTACTCAAAAGGCTTGGTTGTGGTGACATTGGCAGTGTGTATCTCTCTGAGCTGAGCAGTACTCGATGTTATTTTGCAATGAAAGTAATGGACAAGGCATCCCTTGCAAGTAGGAAAAAGTTGACTAGAGCTCAGACAGAAAGGGAGATTTTGCAGTTGTTGGACCATCCATTTCTGCCTACTTTGTATACACATTTTGAGACTGATAGGTTCTCATGTTTGGTCATGGAATATTGTCCAGGAGGTGATCTGCACACTTTGAGGCAAAGGCAGCCTGGGAAACATTTCTCCGAGTATGCTGCACG ATTTTATGCTGCAGAGGTTTTGCTGGCGCTTGAATATCTCCACATGCTTGGTGTTGTCTACAGGGACTTGAAACCTGAAAATGTTCTGGTCCGTGATGATGGCCACATAATGCTCTCAGACTTTGACCTTTCTTTGAGATGCACGGTTTCCCCCACCCTCATAAAGACCTCATCATTCGATTCTGATCCTTCGAAGCGGGCAGCTGGTGGTGCATTCTGTGTTCAGCCAGCCTGTATTGAGCCCTCATCTGTATGCATACAGCCTGCTTGCTTTATCCCTCGAATATTCCCTCAGAAGAGCAAGAAGAAATCCCGAAAACCTCGTTCTGACCTTGGAATGACATCTAGTACATTACCAGAGCTCGTTGCAGAGCCTACTGCAGCCCGGTCTATGTCCTTCGTTGGAACGCATGAGTATCTAGCCCCAGAAATTATCAAGGGGGAGGGTCATGGTAGTGCAGTTGATTGGTGGACATTTGGGATTTTCTTGCATGAACTACTTTATGGTAAAACCCCATTCAAAGGCTCTGGAAATCGAGCTACATTGTTCAATGTGGTGGGGCAACAACTTAGATTCCCAGATTCACCAGCAACCAGTTATGCCAGCCGTGATCTGATACGAGGCTTGCTAGTTAAGGAACCACAACATCGGCTTGGTGTGAAGAGGGGTGCAACTGAGATCAAACAGCACCCTTTCTTTGAAGGTGTGAATTGGGCTCTGATACGGTGCAGTACACCACCAGAGGTACCAAGACCAGTGGAAACCGAGCTTCCTGGGAAATTTGGGCCTGCTGACTCGGTTGGCATGAGTAGCAGCAGTAAAAGGATGGTGGGGACAGACATGATGAAGTCTGGGGGTACATATCTGGACTTCGAGTTCTTTTAG